In a single window of the Veillonella sp. genome:
- a CDS encoding RuBisCO large subunit C-terminal-like domain-containing protein yields the protein MKDERFIVTYRIEASSYEEAKAIAWAVQVEQTIEFPYEFVTDPYIKGTVTGRLESLEPMGPDSTYANVGVMPNVTINPSHYYLARISYLVDTTALEATQFLNVVFGNSSLQPHIWVVDIELCPTLYDVFKGPRFGLQGLRQLVETPTRPMIQAVVKPMGTPNEELARMCGAYTRGGADVIKDDHGISNQSFSQFKDRVQRCAAMVREMNEAHGTHTLYAANVSGDGTDVIERAYFAKEAGATALMVASGLVGFGWLHKLASDEKLGLPIIHHPAYSGGFVSPGVSGIADYLQLGLLPRIFGADMPIFVSYGGRFTFTVEQCKRISSYIKHPFGLMKAACPAPGGGVTDARLNELVELYGNDTMFLVGGDMFRRGPDIEANMSYFVERLSELSETN from the coding sequence ATGAAAGACGAGCGATTTATAGTTACGTATCGAATAGAAGCAAGTTCATATGAAGAGGCAAAAGCCATTGCCTGGGCTGTTCAGGTAGAACAAACCATAGAGTTTCCTTATGAGTTTGTTACGGATCCGTATATTAAAGGCACTGTCACTGGTAGATTAGAGTCACTTGAACCTATGGGGCCTGATTCCACATATGCCAATGTAGGGGTTATGCCTAATGTTACGATTAATCCGTCTCATTACTATTTGGCTCGTATTTCATACCTTGTAGATACAACAGCGCTAGAAGCAACGCAATTCTTAAATGTAGTCTTTGGTAACTCATCGTTGCAACCACATATTTGGGTTGTTGATATTGAACTCTGTCCAACTTTATATGATGTATTTAAAGGCCCTCGATTTGGCTTACAAGGGCTTCGTCAATTGGTTGAAACGCCAACGCGCCCTATGATTCAGGCTGTAGTAAAACCTATGGGAACACCGAATGAAGAGCTCGCTCGCATGTGCGGTGCTTATACACGTGGTGGGGCCGATGTTATCAAGGATGACCATGGCATCTCTAATCAGTCATTCTCTCAATTTAAGGATCGTGTACAACGATGTGCTGCTATGGTGCGTGAAATGAATGAAGCCCATGGTACACATACATTATATGCTGCCAATGTATCTGGTGATGGCACAGACGTAATAGAACGAGCTTATTTTGCTAAAGAAGCAGGTGCCACAGCTCTTATGGTGGCTTCCGGTCTTGTTGGCTTTGGATGGCTTCATAAATTAGCAAGTGATGAAAAGTTAGGCTTACCAATCATTCATCATCCTGCTTACTCTGGTGGCTTTGTGAGCCCTGGTGTATCTGGTATTGCCGATTATTTACAATTGGGACTGTTACCACGTATCTTTGGTGCAGATATGCCTATCTTTGTATCCTATGGTGGACGTTTTACTTTCACAGTAGAGCAATGTAAGAGAATTTCCTCTTATATTAAACATCCATTTGGATTGATGAAAGCCGCCTGTCCAGCACCGGGTGGTGGTGTAACAGATGCTCGGCTTAATGAGCTGGTAGAGTTGTACGGAAATGATACGATGTTCCTCGTTGGTGGTGACATGTTCCGCCGTGGACCAGATATTGAAGCTAATATGTCATACTTTGTAGAACGCTTGAGTGAATTATCTGAAACCAATTAA
- a CDS encoding nucleobase:cation symporter-2 family protein yields MSKGVSGVNHVDGMLPIPQLFAYGLQHVLAMYAGAVAVPIIIAQAMHLPIEDLIRLITADLFTCGVATLIQTLGFGPVGGRIPLIQGVTFASVGPMIMIGQQHDINTIYGAIIAAGIFTFIVAPFFSRLIRLFPPVVTGTIITIIGINLMPVAVNWMGGGVGNKNFGDPLYIALGVATFILVILTYRFGKGFLGNLAILVGLILGTALAMICGITDFSEVGRSQWISVVTPFYFGMPTFDFASIISMIIVMLVVMVETTGDSIAVGEIVDKPIGQKELAAVLRADGLSTLIGGILNSFPYTAFAQNVGLIAVTRVKSRFVVAASGVILILLGLFPKLAAIVACIPNAVLGGAGIAMFGMIIASGIRSLGKVSFDGNYNLMLVAISIGVSMIPLAAPQIYAHFPAWAQILLKSGITAGSIVAVLLNVVFNGFGYKTVNEPNRATRKYRHFTRFKGYPKHFYQ; encoded by the coding sequence ATGAGTAAAGGTGTATCTGGTGTCAACCATGTAGATGGTATGCTGCCAATCCCGCAATTATTTGCTTATGGTTTACAGCACGTGTTAGCCATGTATGCTGGTGCCGTAGCGGTACCAATCATTATTGCGCAAGCCATGCATTTGCCGATTGAAGATTTAATTCGTTTGATTACAGCTGATTTGTTCACATGTGGTGTAGCCACATTGATTCAAACATTAGGCTTTGGCCCTGTTGGTGGTCGTATTCCTCTTATTCAAGGTGTAACATTTGCTTCTGTAGGACCGATGATCATGATTGGTCAACAGCATGATATTAATACCATTTATGGTGCTATTATTGCAGCTGGTATATTTACATTTATTGTGGCACCATTCTTCAGTCGTTTGATTCGCTTATTCCCACCTGTGGTAACAGGTACCATCATTACCATTATTGGTATCAACTTGATGCCAGTAGCCGTTAACTGGATGGGTGGTGGCGTAGGTAATAAAAACTTCGGAGATCCGCTATACATAGCTCTTGGTGTAGCTACATTTATTCTCGTTATTTTGACATATCGATTTGGTAAAGGGTTCCTTGGTAATCTGGCTATCTTGGTAGGGCTTATCCTAGGTACTGCTCTTGCTATGATTTGTGGTATTACGGACTTCTCTGAAGTAGGTCGTTCTCAATGGATTTCCGTTGTAACACCATTCTACTTTGGCATGCCTACCTTTGATTTTGCATCTATTATTTCTATGATTATTGTAATGCTTGTAGTTATGGTAGAAACAACAGGTGATAGTATTGCTGTTGGTGAAATCGTAGACAAACCTATCGGCCAAAAAGAATTGGCTGCAGTACTTCGTGCTGATGGTTTATCCACTTTAATCGGTGGTATCCTTAATAGCTTCCCTTACACTGCATTCGCTCAAAACGTTGGTCTTATCGCTGTAACACGCGTAAAAAGTCGCTTCGTTGTAGCCGCATCTGGTGTAATCTTGATTTTATTAGGTCTTTTCCCTAAGTTAGCAGCTATTGTAGCATGTATCCCTAATGCTGTATTAGGCGGCGCAGGTATCGCAATGTTTGGTATGATTATTGCCAGCGGTATTCGCTCCCTTGGTAAAGTTAGTTTCGATGGTAACTATAATTTGATGCTCGTTGCAATTAGTATTGGGGTATCCATGATTCCATTGGCAGCGCCTCAAATCTATGCACACTTCCCAGCTTGGGCACAAATTCTTTTGAAATCTGGTATCACAGCTGGTAGTATCGTAGCCGTTCTTTTGAACGTTGTATTCAACGGCTTCGGTTACAAAACAGTTAATGAACCTAACCGTGCAACACGTAAATATCGTCACTTCACACGATTCAAAGGTTATCCTAAACATTTCTATCAATAA
- the xdh gene encoding selenium-dependent xanthine dehydrogenase, which yields MYRFQVNGTQHEVQEDQRLIDFLRADLKLTGTKEGCSAGACGTCTVIIDGKKAKACVTKLSQLDGKSVVTIEGLSEREKAVYTYAFGECGAVQCGFCIPGMIISAKVLIDENNDPTSDDVKKAILGNICRCTGYVKIEEGIMLAAKMFRENLPVPEKDTTGNVGSRLHRVDAEEKALGVGQYADDIHMDGMIYAKALRSKYPRARVDRVDVSKALAHPKCVTALTAKDVPFNKTGHLVPDWDVLIAEGDNTRYVGDAIALVATTEKKYLDEVLALVEVDYTELEPVVDPLEALKPDAPQLHPDGNVLTRQTLSRGDVDKAIAEAAFVVTNHYSTPQTDHAFMEPECAVAYREGDVIHLHSGSQNVYDDRHEVSRMLGIPEESVKVHSMLVGGGFGGKEDMSVQHHASLVAWLTGKPTKVLFSRQESLNIHPKRHAMEMDITTACDAEGNLVASKVNIVSNCGAYASLGGPVLQRAGTHSCGPYKFDNFAFDGVCVYTNTVPGGAFRGFGVTQTIFGQEQNIDELAALVGMDPWEFRYKNVVRPGDSLPNGQICSEETALAECLEAVKDAYYASDRTGLAVCLKNSGIGVGLPDTGRVILEVRDGKVRIRTGAACIGQGMATMATQVLCETTGLTADKVFVERPDTVRTPDSGTTTASRQTVFTGEATRKASLRLKEMLETKTLEELNGVEIYEEFLGATDPFNSDKPHPKNHVAYGYGACVARIGEDNKVAELHVAYDVGRVVNPQSCSGQAEGGAIMGMGYAVTEDFPYKDGYVTAKYGTLGLLRATQCPPIHVSLIEKGTPEQYAYGAKGIGEISSIPIAPAIANAYRRIDGEPRRSLPIQHTGYKK from the coding sequence ATGTACCGCTTTCAAGTGAATGGCACCCAACATGAGGTTCAAGAGGATCAACGTTTAATTGATTTCTTGAGAGCTGATTTGAAATTGACGGGCACTAAAGAAGGCTGTAGTGCTGGTGCTTGTGGTACGTGTACAGTAATTATAGACGGAAAAAAAGCAAAGGCTTGTGTAACTAAATTATCCCAATTAGATGGTAAATCAGTTGTAACAATTGAGGGCTTATCTGAACGGGAAAAAGCGGTATACACCTATGCTTTTGGTGAATGCGGAGCGGTGCAGTGTGGTTTCTGTATACCAGGTATGATTATTAGTGCAAAAGTTTTGATTGATGAAAATAATGACCCTACATCTGACGATGTTAAAAAAGCTATTTTAGGTAATATCTGTCGTTGTACTGGTTATGTGAAAATCGAAGAAGGCATAATGCTAGCAGCAAAAATGTTCCGCGAGAACTTACCAGTTCCTGAAAAGGATACAACTGGTAATGTTGGTTCTCGTTTACACCGCGTTGATGCGGAGGAAAAAGCATTAGGCGTTGGACAATATGCTGACGATATCCATATGGATGGCATGATTTACGCAAAAGCGTTGCGTTCTAAATACCCTCGTGCTAGAGTCGATCGCGTTGATGTGTCTAAAGCACTTGCACATCCTAAGTGTGTAACGGCTTTGACAGCTAAAGATGTACCATTCAATAAGACTGGTCACTTAGTGCCAGACTGGGATGTACTCATCGCAGAAGGTGATAATACTCGCTATGTTGGTGATGCAATTGCACTTGTGGCAACTACAGAAAAGAAATACTTAGATGAAGTATTAGCTCTAGTTGAAGTAGATTACACAGAGTTAGAGCCAGTAGTAGATCCATTAGAGGCGTTGAAACCAGATGCTCCTCAATTACATCCAGACGGAAATGTATTGACTCGTCAAACATTATCTCGTGGCGATGTAGATAAGGCTATTGCTGAGGCTGCATTTGTTGTAACTAATCACTATTCTACACCACAAACAGACCATGCATTCATGGAACCTGAATGTGCTGTAGCATATCGTGAAGGCGATGTAATTCATTTACATTCCGGTAGCCAAAATGTTTACGATGATCGTCATGAAGTATCTCGTATGCTTGGCATTCCTGAGGAATCTGTAAAAGTTCATAGTATGCTTGTAGGTGGTGGCTTTGGTGGTAAAGAGGACATGAGCGTACAGCATCATGCATCTCTTGTAGCTTGGCTCACAGGCAAACCAACTAAGGTTCTCTTCTCTCGTCAAGAAAGTCTTAATATTCATCCTAAACGACATGCGATGGAAATGGATATTACTACGGCTTGTGATGCAGAAGGTAACTTGGTAGCAAGTAAGGTGAACATCGTATCTAACTGTGGTGCATATGCATCCTTAGGTGGTCCTGTACTTCAACGTGCAGGTACACACTCTTGTGGTCCTTACAAATTTGATAACTTTGCCTTTGATGGTGTTTGCGTTTACACAAATACTGTTCCTGGTGGTGCATTCCGCGGGTTCGGTGTAACACAAACCATCTTTGGTCAAGAACAAAACATTGATGAATTAGCTGCATTGGTAGGCATGGATCCTTGGGAGTTCCGTTATAAAAACGTTGTTCGCCCTGGTGATTCTTTACCAAACGGCCAAATTTGCTCCGAAGAAACTGCATTAGCAGAATGTTTGGAAGCAGTAAAAGATGCATACTATGCATCTGACCGTACAGGTCTTGCAGTATGTTTGAAAAACAGTGGTATCGGTGTAGGTTTACCTGATACTGGTCGCGTTATCTTAGAAGTACGTGATGGTAAAGTTCGTATCCGTACAGGTGCAGCATGTATCGGTCAAGGTATGGCGACTATGGCTACTCAAGTGCTTTGTGAAACAACTGGCTTAACAGCGGATAAAGTATTTGTGGAACGTCCGGATACGGTACGTACACCAGACTCTGGTACAACTACTGCATCTCGTCAAACAGTATTCACTGGTGAAGCAACGCGTAAAGCAAGTCTTCGCTTAAAAGAAATGTTAGAAACTAAGACCTTAGAAGAATTGAATGGTGTAGAAATTTATGAAGAGTTCCTTGGTGCAACAGATCCATTCAACTCTGATAAACCACATCCAAAAAATCACGTTGCTTATGGGTATGGTGCATGTGTAGCTAGAATTGGCGAAGATAATAAAGTTGCTGAGCTTCATGTAGCATATGATGTAGGTCGTGTAGTTAATCCTCAATCTTGCTCTGGTCAAGCTGAAGGCGGTGCCATCATGGGTATGGGCTATGCCGTTACAGAGGACTTCCCTTATAAAGATGGTTATGTAACAGCTAAATATGGTACGTTAGGCCTTCTTAGAGCTACACAATGTCCTCCAATTCATGTAAGCCTTATTGAAAAAGGGACACCAGAACAATATGCATACGGTGCCAAAGGTATTGGTGAAATCTCCAGTATTCCAATTGCTCCGGCCATTGCAAATGCGTATCGTCGTATCGACGGAGAACCACGTAGGTCCTTGCCGATTCAACATACAGGTTATAAAAAATAG
- the hydA gene encoding dihydropyrimidinase, with amino-acid sequence MIIIQQGDLVLTDRILTGDLLIDGDKIVAIDEHLSVPEGAEVINAKGCYVFPGFIDPHTHFQMTNALASTADDFDSGTKAAILGGTTSIINFASPEEGSLCKGLEVHKERAAGHCSCDYKFHMELVEMNEDVAREIPQVVEAGVSSFKVYLAYGFRLTDREIYDAIEAIKPTGALVGAHCENGDLIDALVADKRKRGELDVGNHPLTRPAIIESEAIKRFSTIGAALEYPVHIVHVSSKEGIEEVIRERDLGHKVTCETCPQYLVLDESRYNLPDYEGVKYVMSPPLRTIQDQMALKNALVNGLFQTIGSDHCSFTFNDQKLKSRHDFTRIPGGIPGAEERGIVAYDVLVNQCNMSAVDFMKLVSENPAKLYGMYPKKGTLSIGSDGDITIVDKRIEHVLSKEFAHTKADYIPYEGISVTGKVRDVILRGHHVVQDGSLLESYLGECIP; translated from the coding sequence ATGATTATCATACAACAAGGGGACTTGGTCTTAACTGATCGAATTCTTACCGGAGATTTACTTATCGATGGCGACAAAATTGTCGCCATCGATGAACACCTTTCTGTTCCAGAAGGTGCTGAAGTTATTAATGCAAAAGGTTGCTATGTGTTCCCAGGATTTATAGATCCTCATACACACTTTCAGATGACAAATGCCTTAGCGTCTACTGCGGATGATTTTGATAGTGGTACAAAAGCCGCTATTCTTGGTGGGACAACATCAATCATTAATTTTGCTTCTCCTGAGGAAGGATCCCTTTGTAAAGGTTTAGAAGTTCACAAGGAGCGTGCTGCAGGGCATTGCTCCTGTGATTACAAATTCCATATGGAACTTGTAGAAATGAATGAAGATGTAGCTCGTGAGATACCACAGGTCGTAGAGGCTGGTGTGTCATCCTTTAAAGTGTACTTAGCGTATGGTTTCCGTTTAACAGATCGAGAAATTTATGATGCTATAGAGGCAATTAAACCTACAGGAGCTCTTGTTGGAGCACACTGTGAAAATGGTGATTTAATTGACGCTCTCGTAGCTGATAAACGTAAACGTGGTGAATTAGATGTAGGCAATCATCCACTCACAAGACCGGCCATAATTGAATCGGAAGCGATTAAGCGTTTTAGTACAATAGGTGCTGCATTAGAGTATCCCGTACATATTGTTCATGTAAGTTCTAAAGAGGGTATAGAAGAGGTTATTCGGGAACGAGACCTTGGACATAAAGTAACTTGTGAAACTTGCCCACAATATTTGGTGCTTGATGAATCACGATATAATTTACCTGATTATGAAGGTGTTAAATATGTGATGAGTCCACCGCTGAGAACGATACAAGATCAAATGGCATTAAAGAATGCCTTAGTAAATGGTCTATTCCAAACTATTGGTTCTGATCATTGTAGCTTTACCTTCAATGATCAAAAACTAAAGAGTCGACATGACTTTACCCGGATTCCTGGTGGCATCCCAGGTGCTGAGGAACGAGGGATTGTCGCTTATGATGTGTTGGTAAATCAATGCAATATGAGCGCTGTAGATTTTATGAAATTAGTTAGTGAAAACCCTGCAAAACTTTATGGTATGTACCCTAAGAAGGGAACATTATCCATAGGTAGCGATGGGGATATTACAATTGTTGATAAGCGCATTGAGCATGTGCTTTCAAAAGAGTTTGCCCATACAAAGGCTGACTATATACCTTATGAGGGGATATCCGTAACAGGCAAAGTTCGAGATGTTATCCTTAGAGGTCACCATGTGGTACAAGATGGATCCTTATTAGAATCATATCTTGGTGAATGTATTCCTTAA
- the ssnA gene encoding putative aminohydrolase SsnA, with amino-acid sequence MILLGKGTVITRDTDRPIIYDGAVVIDGTQIIDIGAYDELCKTYKEAEVIDAHGGLIMPGFINAHHHIYSALARGLSLPGPAPTNFGEILEGLWFYLDNKLTAPDVKASALLTYLGCIENGVTTIFDHHASYGETANSLSVIADVAKQFGVRSCLCYEVSDRNGVDQMKAAVAENVRFGKEAKKDPSRLAAMMGLHASFTLSPETLDYVKAQNEDKLGYHVHVAEGPEDVADSKEKYGMTPVRRLVEAGILGPKSIAGHCVHVTDQDVELLKESQAKVVHNPESNMGNAVGTTDILKLLGAGITVGLGTDGYTNDMLESYKVANCLVKHEQHKPYVGWGEVPHMLFENNRKMANEFFDTTVGILKKGAAADVIVLDYAAPTPLDENNINGHLLFGANGMYVVTTISDGVPRMIDRKLQGIDKAEVMNEVLATSKGLWKRLNP; translated from the coding sequence ATGATTTTATTAGGAAAAGGTACTGTAATTACTCGCGATACTGATAGACCTATCATTTATGATGGCGCTGTTGTTATTGACGGAACTCAGATTATTGATATTGGCGCATATGATGAATTATGCAAAACATATAAAGAGGCAGAAGTTATTGATGCTCATGGCGGTTTGATTATGCCAGGCTTTATTAATGCACATCATCATATTTATTCTGCTCTTGCACGAGGCTTATCCTTACCAGGTCCAGCACCAACAAACTTTGGTGAAATTTTAGAAGGCCTATGGTTCTACTTAGATAATAAATTGACCGCTCCAGATGTAAAAGCTAGCGCATTACTTACATATTTAGGTTGTATTGAAAATGGTGTAACTACTATTTTTGACCACCATGCAAGTTATGGCGAAACTGCTAATAGCCTATCTGTTATTGCTGATGTAGCTAAACAGTTCGGTGTTCGTTCTTGCTTATGCTACGAAGTATCTGACCGTAACGGTGTTGACCAAATGAAAGCTGCTGTTGCAGAAAATGTACGTTTTGGTAAAGAGGCGAAAAAGGATCCATCTAGACTCGCAGCTATGATGGGCTTACATGCATCCTTTACATTAAGTCCTGAAACATTAGATTATGTAAAAGCACAAAATGAAGACAAGTTAGGATATCACGTTCATGTTGCTGAAGGCCCAGAAGATGTGGCAGATAGTAAAGAAAAATATGGCATGACACCTGTAAGACGACTTGTAGAAGCTGGTATTTTAGGACCTAAGAGTATCGCTGGTCACTGCGTACACGTAACTGACCAAGATGTGGAATTATTAAAAGAATCTCAAGCTAAGGTTGTTCATAACCCTGAAAGTAACATGGGTAATGCAGTAGGTACAACAGATATCCTGAAGCTTTTAGGGGCTGGTATTACAGTTGGCCTTGGTACAGATGGCTATACAAATGACATGCTCGAATCCTACAAAGTTGCAAATTGCCTTGTTAAACATGAGCAACATAAACCATATGTAGGTTGGGGCGAAGTTCCTCATATGCTATTTGAAAATAACCGTAAAATGGCGAATGAATTCTTTGATACTACAGTAGGTATTCTTAAAAAAGGTGCCGCAGCTGACGTAATCGTTCTTGATTACGCGGCACCAACACCACTTGATGAAAATAACATCAATGGTCACTTATTATTCGGTGCTAATGGTATGTATGTGGTAACAACTATTAGTGATGGTGTACCACGTATGATTGATCGTAAATTACAAGGCATCGATAAAGCTGAAGTAATGAACGAAGTTTTAGCAACATCTAAAGGTTTATGGAAACGACTAAACCCATAA
- the arcC gene encoding carbamate kinase, with translation MKKRVVVALGGNALGNSLPEQKIAVKSTAKTIIDLVEANCDVVVTHGNGPQIGMINNAMAALTREVKGQPNTPLSVCVAMSQAYIGYDLQNALHEELLNRGIEHLPTMTMVTQVLVDQNDPGFKNPTKPIGHFMTKEEAEYAEKNYDYVVKEDSGRGYRRVVASPAPKEIIEIEAIKGLVGKQLIVACGGGGIPVTREGNELHGAAAVIDKDWTSSLLAQEIDADVLVILTAVEKVAINFGKENEKWLDEITVADAKKYAAAGEFAEGSMKPKVEAAIAFAESKKGRVSIITLLEKSKDGIAGKTGTRIVL, from the coding sequence ATGAAAAAAAGAGTTGTAGTAGCACTAGGCGGGAATGCATTAGGTAATTCCCTTCCAGAACAAAAAATTGCCGTAAAAAGTACAGCTAAAACAATCATTGATTTAGTTGAAGCCAATTGTGATGTAGTAGTAACACATGGCAATGGCCCTCAAATCGGTATGATCAACAATGCGATGGCTGCATTGACACGTGAAGTAAAAGGTCAACCAAATACACCATTGTCTGTATGTGTGGCTATGAGCCAAGCATATATTGGATATGACTTACAAAATGCGCTTCACGAAGAATTGTTAAATCGTGGTATTGAACATTTGCCAACCATGACAATGGTTACGCAAGTATTAGTTGATCAAAATGACCCTGGTTTTAAAAATCCTACAAAACCAATTGGTCACTTTATGACTAAAGAAGAAGCTGAATATGCAGAAAAGAATTATGATTACGTTGTAAAAGAAGATTCTGGCCGCGGTTATCGCCGTGTAGTAGCATCCCCAGCACCTAAAGAAATTATCGAAATCGAAGCGATTAAAGGCTTAGTAGGTAAACAACTAATCGTTGCTTGTGGCGGTGGCGGTATCCCTGTAACTAGAGAAGGTAATGAACTTCATGGTGCAGCAGCCGTTATTGATAAAGATTGGACTAGTAGCTTGTTAGCACAAGAAATTGATGCTGATGTACTTGTTATCTTAACAGCGGTTGAAAAAGTAGCCATTAATTTTGGTAAAGAAAATGAAAAATGGCTTGATGAAATAACTGTAGCAGATGCGAAAAAATATGCAGCAGCAGGCGAGTTCGCAGAAGGCTCTATGAAACCAAAAGTAGAAGCTGCCATTGCATTTGCAGAATCTAAAAAAGGCCGTGTTTCCATTATCACATTATTAGAAAAATCTAAGGATGGTATAGCAGGAAAAACAGGTACGCGTATCGTATTATAA
- the ygeW gene encoding knotted carbamoyltransferase YgeW, whose protein sequence is MTDFNKSIETLKGLDVSKMYGEDFFLTWEKSEDELKGVWAVADALRALRERNISTKVFDSGLGISLFRDNSTRTRFSFASACNLLGLEVQDLDEGKSQIAHGETVRETANMISFMADVIGIRDDMYIGKGNAYMHQVSDAVKEGHEDGVLEQRPTLVNLQCDIDHPTQIMADAAHIIKEFGGVENLKGKKLAMTWAYSPSYGKPLSVPQGAIGLFTRLGMEVVLAHPEGYEVMPEVEEIAKKQAEESGGSFRRTNDMKEAFKDADIVYPKSWAPFGAMEKRTKLYGENDHEGIKALEKVLLEENGKHKDWACTEEMMSLTKDGKALYLHCLPADITGVSCEEGEVDATVFDRYRIPLYKEASYKPYVIAAMIFLSKFKNPVETLKELERKGTDRVQP, encoded by the coding sequence ATGACAGACTTCAATAAAAGTATTGAAACTTTAAAAGGCTTAGACGTTAGCAAAATGTACGGCGAAGATTTCTTCCTTACATGGGAAAAATCTGAAGATGAATTAAAAGGTGTTTGGGCAGTAGCTGATGCGTTACGTGCTCTTAGAGAACGCAATATTTCCACTAAAGTATTCGACAGCGGCCTTGGCATTTCCTTATTCCGTGATAACTCCACAAGAACTCGCTTCTCCTTTGCTTCCGCTTGTAACCTTTTAGGTTTAGAAGTTCAAGACTTGGATGAAGGTAAATCCCAAATTGCTCACGGCGAAACAGTTCGTGAAACAGCTAACATGATTTCCTTCATGGCTGATGTTATCGGTATCCGCGATGATATGTATATCGGTAAAGGTAATGCTTACATGCATCAAGTATCCGATGCAGTAAAAGAAGGTCACGAAGATGGCGTATTAGAACAACGTCCTACACTTGTAAACTTACAATGTGATATCGACCATCCAACACAAATCATGGCTGACGCAGCTCATATCATTAAAGAGTTCGGTGGTGTAGAAAACCTTAAAGGCAAAAAACTTGCTATGACTTGGGCTTACTCTCCATCTTATGGTAAACCTCTATCCGTACCTCAAGGTGCTATTGGTTTATTCACTCGTCTAGGTATGGAAGTTGTATTAGCACATCCAGAAGGCTATGAAGTAATGCCAGAAGTTGAAGAAATCGCTAAAAAACAAGCTGAAGAAAGCGGCGGTTCCTTCCGCAGAACTAACGATATGAAAGAAGCTTTTAAAGATGCAGATATTGTATATCCTAAGAGCTGGGCTCCATTTGGTGCAATGGAAAAACGTACCAAATTATATGGTGAAAATGACCATGAAGGTATTAAAGCATTAGAGAAAGTTCTCCTTGAAGAAAATGGTAAACATAAAGATTGGGCATGTACTGAAGAGATGATGAGTCTTACTAAAGACGGCAAAGCTCTCTACTTACATTGCTTACCAGCAGATATTACAGGTGTAAGTTGTGAAGAAGGCGAAGTAGATGCAACAGTATTTGATCGCTATCGCATACCTCTTTATAAAGAAGCAAGCTACAAACCATATGTTATTGCAGCGATGATCTTCTTAAGCAAATTTAAGAATCCTGTAGAAACTTTAAAAGAATTAGAGCGGAAGGGAACTGATCGAGTTCAACCGTAA